TGCTTTGCCGAACAGCTGTGCGGAGACTGTGTTTTTCTGCGCTTCCAGCGGGAACGGGTTGGAGCGATCCGGCGCGTACGGGTTGCCGCCCTTGCCCTGACCGACCAATTGGCCTTTCACCGTCCAGGCCTGGCCCGAGGTGCCGAAGACTTTTTCGGCGAAATCGAAGAACGGCTCCAGTTCTTCATAGCTGACGCCGAAGTCCTGGATGGTCATGTCCTTGGGGATAAAGCTTTTGCCGTAGCGCTCTTCGTAGTGGCTACGCATGCGCAACTCGATCGGATCGACCCGGAAGTGCACGCCCGACCAGTGCAGTCCGGCGCCGCCAACACCATTGCCCGGCAGAAACGCGCCCAACTGGCGGTTCGGCAGGGCGATGTCGTTGACGCTGTGGCGAATGGTGACGGTTTCCTTGGAGATGTCCTGAAAGAGTTTTTTACGCACGCTGTAGGTGAGTTCGTCGATCACCTGCGGATAGTTGCCGTCCGGGTAGGTGTCCTGCATCGGCCCGCGCTCCAGCGCCAGCACGTTGAGGCCCGCTTCGGTCAATTCTTTGGCCATGATCGCGCCAGTCCAGCCGAAACCGACAATGACTGCGTCAACCTTCTTCATTACCGTTGCCATGCTTACGCCCTCTCGCCGCGAATCGAAACTGCCGGGAAGGGGTATTGCTCGTTACGTTCCACCCAATCCATGAAATCGGCGCGGGCGCCGGGGAAGCCGATCATTGTCCAGCCGACCATGCCTTTGTTGCCACCGTGGATCGGGTCGCAGAAGAACCCCTCCTTGGTGTTTTGCAGCAGCAGATTGAAGAAAATCTTCGCCGGAACCGCGTCGAACTGCGCTTTGCCGGTTTCAAGTTGCTTGAGCAAATCGTCTCGGGTAGCGCTGTCTTGCTCAGCAAATACTTTACCGTTGAGGGATTTTGCCCACTGATCCGTGGCGGCGATGCCGAGGCGATAGATCTCTTTGGGCACCAGTTTGCTCTGCCAGCCCATTTCCGGAGCGGCGTCGGCGTTGAACGGGCCTTGCATGTACCACAGCGCACCGGCGGCGTACGGCGTGTTCATCTGCCGGTCGATGTATTCCGGCACGCCGGCTTCGAGCGCGCCCGGGCCTTGGGCATCGTTGGGGATCAGCTGTGCGACGGCGGCATTGATGAACGCCCATTCTTCGGCGGTG
This region of Pseudomonas sp. R84 genomic DNA includes:
- a CDS encoding gluconate 2-dehydrogenase subunit 3 family protein, which gives rise to MSDESRDNPRREFLRKSLTLIPVVTLAGTGLGSSVLQAAPEAKPAAPAPQPVRTDASVYQPSYFTAEEWAFINAAVAQLIPNDAQGPGALEAGVPEYIDRQMNTPYAAGALWYMQGPFNADAAPEMGWQSKLVPKEIYRLGIAATDQWAKSLNGKVFAEQDSATRDDLLKQLETGKAQFDAVPAKIFFNLLLQNTKEGFFCDPIHGGNKGMVGWTMIGFPGARADFMDWVERNEQYPFPAVSIRGERA